A single window of Candidatus Rhabdochlamydia oedothoracis DNA harbors:
- the tolB gene encoding Tol-Pal system protein TolB — MLSKIYIYFISVYLFITLFSSVVCAEKIEEEIRVHLPTISQLQPIYLGKIFSQKAVFDVHYLNQLEAILCYDLDYNGSTKVCQRTSDKEQLLRNKDLTAAFQIQNWQKFGIPYILKCCVNQKQLTLYLFNVSKSCLKTFGPILLSGNLSQDRKKIHKLADALHKALFSIEGVASTRILFSQKIPHNESGKWISEIWECDWDGANACQVTSEKTYCISPVLLPKRENSSKEGFFFVSYKTGQPKIYFQASKTDKAKRVSHLRGNQLLPAVSSQRNKIAFISDASGRVDLFLQAFSPETGKMEKPIQIYSHPHAVQASPAFSPDGSKIAFASNKDGGTRIFIISINSDKKRPPAVMITKKNRENSCPSWSSDGTKLAYSAKTNGIRQIWIYDFEKNEEWQLTSGPGNKENPFWAPNSNHIIFNSTQDCNSEIYVVNLNQPQVIKISRGLGKKHYPNWGL, encoded by the coding sequence ATGCTCTCTAAAATCTATATCTATTTTATCAGCGTCTATCTTTTTATTACCCTTTTCTCCTCGGTGGTTTGTGCGGAGAAAATAGAAGAGGAAATTAGAGTCCATTTACCAACTATAAGTCAGCTACAACCGATCTACTTAGGCAAAATCTTTTCTCAAAAAGCGGTTTTTGATGTCCATTATTTAAATCAATTAGAAGCTATTCTTTGCTACGATCTGGACTATAATGGATCTACAAAGGTTTGTCAAAGAACGTCTGATAAAGAACAATTACTCCGCAACAAAGATCTAACAGCAGCTTTTCAAATCCAAAACTGGCAAAAATTTGGGATTCCTTATATACTGAAATGTTGTGTTAACCAAAAGCAGTTAACCCTATATCTTTTTAATGTCAGCAAGTCTTGCTTGAAAACATTCGGCCCTATTTTGCTTAGCGGTAATTTATCGCAAGACCGAAAAAAAATTCATAAATTAGCAGATGCTCTTCATAAAGCCTTGTTTTCTATAGAAGGCGTTGCTAGCACCAGAATTTTATTCTCTCAAAAAATTCCACATAACGAATCAGGAAAATGGATTTCTGAAATTTGGGAATGCGATTGGGATGGAGCTAATGCATGTCAAGTCACTTCAGAAAAAACTTATTGCATCAGCCCTGTTTTATTACCTAAAAGAGAAAACTCTTCTAAAGAAGGCTTCTTTTTTGTATCCTATAAAACAGGTCAACCTAAAATTTATTTTCAAGCTTCAAAAACAGATAAAGCTAAACGAGTTAGTCATTTAAGAGGAAATCAATTACTACCTGCTGTTTCTAGCCAAAGAAATAAAATTGCCTTTATCTCTGATGCAAGTGGCCGTGTAGATCTATTTCTCCAAGCATTTTCACCCGAAACGGGTAAAATGGAAAAACCCATTCAAATCTATTCACACCCACATGCAGTACAAGCTTCTCCTGCATTTAGCCCCGATGGTTCTAAAATTGCTTTCGCTTCCAATAAAGATGGAGGAACGCGGATTTTCATTATCTCTATAAACTCTGATAAAAAACGCCCCCCTGCTGTTATGATTACTAAAAAAAACCGAGAAAACTCTTGTCCATCTTGGTCCTCTGATGGCACAAAATTAGCTTATAGTGCTAAAACAAATGGTATACGGCAAATATGGATTTACGATTTTGAAAAAAACGAAGAGTGGCAACTAACCTCAGGGCCTGGTAATAAAGAAAATCCTTTTTGGGCTCCAAATAGCAACCATATTATTTTTAACTCTACACAAGATTGCAACTCTGAAATTTACGTTGTTAATTTAAACCAACCCCAAGTTATTAAAATCAGTCGAGGCCTTGGGAAAAAACACTACCCTAATTGGGGACTTTAA